One region of Desertibacillus haloalkaliphilus genomic DNA includes:
- a CDS encoding HAMP domain-containing protein produces FTLRHSQVQTLTGEILNIEIKSSSLDLSSELSYRKILTSIIISLSSGLIVLVLLMVGWTLYISKTILHPLKEIYTATEEMRDGNLNYEIHYKRNDEIGRFIKGFNTMRDHLKLSIAKQQLYENNRKELIATISHDLRTPLQSIKG; encoded by the coding sequence TGTTTACGCTGAGGCATTCACAGGTTCAAACGTTAACTGGAGAAATACTTAACATTGAAATAAAGTCCTCTTCGTTGGACTTATCCTCTGAACTATCTTATAGAAAGATACTTACTTCGATTATCATCAGCCTGAGTAGTGGTCTCATCGTTCTTGTGCTATTAATGGTTGGTTGGACGCTATATATTTCTAAAACGATTTTACATCCACTTAAAGAAATTTACACAGCAACAGAAGAAATGCGTGACGGCAACCTGAATTATGAGATTCACTACAAAAGAAATGATGAGATAGGCAGGTTCATTAAAGGTTTTAATACGATGCGAGATCATTTGAAACTATCGATTGCTAAGCAGCAGCTTTATGAAAACAATCGTAAGGAATTAATCGCAACAATCTCTCATGATCTAAGAACACCACTTCAGTCTATTAAGGGC